The Xenorhabdus doucetiae genome has a window encoding:
- a CDS encoding ubiquinone biosynthesis accessory factor UbiJ — protein METPSSSHSMRPAISHDQVLFPALTAFLETTLNHLLYREAVLKPARLRLAGKILSIELKEIETPLILIFSDRRVDVLSQWSEPADCSMKATIPALLKLRDRQCLSALINSGEMVIEGDMQVIQQWSALLDMSEWDPAHHFSPYVGDIVAEGLSRMMKKGFAFAGHTLARKKAYFTESLTEEWNLVPGALEVAYFSEEVNVVANQVNQLEKRLAALEGKHDAQ, from the coding sequence ATGGAAACACCCTCATCAAGCCATAGCATGCGTCCTGCGATATCCCATGATCAGGTGCTGTTTCCGGCATTGACCGCCTTTCTGGAAACCACCCTGAATCATCTGTTATACCGTGAAGCGGTACTAAAGCCTGCCCGTTTAAGACTGGCAGGTAAAATACTGTCTATCGAACTAAAAGAAATCGAAACACCTTTGATACTGATATTCAGTGACAGGCGAGTGGATGTTTTGAGCCAATGGTCAGAGCCGGCGGATTGCTCAATGAAAGCCACGATCCCGGCGCTGCTCAAGCTACGAGATCGTCAGTGTCTTTCAGCCCTGATTAACAGCGGTGAAATGGTTATTGAAGGGGATATGCAGGTTATTCAACAATGGTCTGCTTTGCTGGATATGTCAGAGTGGGATCCGGCTCATCACTTTTCCCCTTATGTCGGTGATATTGTCGCGGAAGGTCTTAGCCGGATGATGAAGAAGGGTTTTGCATTTGCCGGCCATACCCTTGCAAGGAAGAAAGCGTATTTTACCGAATCATTGACGGAAGAATGGAACCTGGTTCCCGGTGCGTTGGAAGTGGCCTATTTCAGTGAAGAAGTTAATGTGGTTGCCAATCAGGTAAACCAACTCGAAAAACGCTTGGCGGCACTGGAGGGAAAGCATGACGCCCAGTGA
- the ubiE gene encoding bifunctional demethylmenaquinone methyltransferase/2-methoxy-6-polyprenyl-1,4-benzoquinol methylase UbiE translates to MADQSKETTDFGFRTVAKEEKKEMVAEVFHSVAAKYDLMNDLMSFGIHRIWKRFTIETSGVRRGHKVLDLAGGTGDLTAKFSRIVGEKGQVVLADINDSMLKVGREKLRDIGIVGNVSYVQANAEELPFPDNHFDCITISFGLRNVTDKEKALRSMYRVLKPGGRLLVLEFSKPVLAPLSKVYDAYSFHVLPKIGQMVVKDADSYRYLTESIRMHPDQETLKSMMEEAGFDQVYYTNMTGGIVALHKGFKF, encoded by the coding sequence ATGGCAGATCAATCAAAAGAAACCACTGATTTTGGTTTCCGCACCGTAGCCAAAGAAGAAAAAAAAGAGATGGTGGCAGAGGTGTTTCACTCTGTGGCCGCAAAATATGACTTAATGAATGATTTGATGTCATTTGGCATTCATCGTATCTGGAAACGTTTCACGATTGAAACCAGTGGTGTTCGCCGTGGTCATAAGGTGCTTGATCTGGCCGGCGGAACCGGTGACCTGACCGCAAAATTCTCCCGCATTGTGGGGGAAAAAGGTCAAGTGGTTCTGGCGGATATCAACGACTCCATGTTGAAAGTCGGGCGCGAAAAATTACGCGATATCGGGATCGTCGGCAATGTCAGTTATGTGCAAGCCAATGCCGAAGAGTTGCCTTTCCCGGATAACCATTTTGACTGTATTACCATTTCCTTCGGTTTGCGTAATGTCACGGATAAAGAAAAAGCACTGCGTTCCATGTATCGGGTACTTAAACCGGGCGGGCGTTTATTGGTGCTGGAGTTTTCCAAACCGGTACTGGCACCGTTGAGCAAAGTTTATGATGCCTATTCATTTCATGTCCTGCCTAAAATCGGCCAAATGGTTGTGAAGGATGCGGACAGTTACCGCTATTTGACAGAATCCATCCGGATGCACCCTGATCAGGAAACCTTAAAAAGCATGATGGAAGAAGCGGGTTTTGACCAGGTTTATTACACCAACATGACGGGTGGGATCGTTGCACTGCACAAAGGGTTCAAATTCTGA
- the rmuC gene encoding DNA recombination protein RmuC — MLIGGLSGLLGGGIFVWLSVQQRIRQKEQELRELYSQLAVSHEKLEQSHYWRTECDQLNQALLAQREINSVQEAELREWSTRLEETRLAAEEKQRLLINSEQRLSSQFENLANRIFEHNQRRTDEHHRQNLNTLLMPFREQLEGFRRQVQDSFGQEARERHTLTHEIRNLQQLNAQMAKEAINLTKALKGDNKMQGNWGEMVLARVLEASGLREGHEFDTQVNIKAENSARFQPDVIVHLPQGKDVIIDAKMSLVAYERYFNSEDEEQQAQALQEHINSIKGHIRGLSRKDYQQLPGLRSLDYVLLFIPVEPAYLVALNQAPELLDEALKHNIMLVSPSTLLVAIRTINNLWRYEYQSQNARLIADKAARMYDKMRLFVDDMQGLGQSLNKAQASYHFAMKKLVEGRGNLISQAEGFRDLGVDVKRPIDSQLIDKSFQSLQINE; from the coding sequence ATGCTAATTGGCGGCTTGAGTGGATTGCTGGGCGGAGGGATCTTCGTCTGGCTTTCTGTTCAGCAGAGAATCCGGCAAAAAGAGCAGGAACTGCGTGAATTATATAGCCAACTGGCGGTCAGCCATGAAAAGCTGGAACAATCCCATTATTGGCGTACTGAATGTGATCAACTAAACCAGGCGTTGTTGGCTCAACGCGAAATTAATAGCGTGCAGGAAGCGGAATTACGCGAATGGAGTACCCGGCTTGAAGAAACCCGGCTGGCCGCGGAGGAAAAACAGCGTTTATTGATCAACAGTGAACAACGATTAAGTAGCCAATTTGAAAACCTCGCCAATCGCATCTTTGAACATAATCAACGCCGTACCGACGAACACCATCGCCAAAACCTTAATACTCTTTTGATGCCCTTTCGTGAACAACTTGAGGGATTCCGCCGTCAGGTACAAGACAGTTTTGGGCAGGAGGCGCGTGAACGCCATACTCTGACCCATGAAATTCGTAATCTCCAGCAACTCAATGCGCAGATGGCAAAAGAGGCCATCAATCTCACAAAGGCGCTGAAAGGCGATAATAAAATGCAGGGAAATTGGGGAGAAATGGTATTAGCGCGGGTTTTGGAAGCATCCGGCTTGCGTGAAGGGCATGAGTTCGATACACAGGTTAATATCAAAGCTGAAAACAGCGCACGTTTTCAACCTGATGTGATTGTGCATCTGCCACAGGGAAAAGATGTCATTATTGATGCCAAAATGTCGCTGGTCGCTTATGAACGTTATTTCAACAGTGAGGATGAAGAGCAACAGGCACAGGCATTACAGGAACATATTAACTCAATCAAAGGGCATATTCGTGGCTTGAGCCGAAAAGATTATCAGCAATTGCCCGGATTGCGATCGCTGGATTATGTTTTGCTGTTTATTCCCGTGGAACCGGCTTATTTGGTTGCGCTCAATCAGGCGCCAGAGTTACTTGATGAAGCATTGAAACATAATATCATGCTGGTTAGCCCCTCCACGTTGTTGGTGGCTATTCGCACGATCAATAATTTGTGGCGTTATGAATATCAAAGCCAAAATGCCCGCCTGATTGCGGATAAGGCGGCCAGAATGTATGACAAAATGCGATTGTTTGTGGATGATATGCAGGGGTTGGGGCAAAGCCTCAACAAAGCACAGGCAAGTTACCATTTCGCCATGAAAAAGCTGGTTGAGGGCAGAGGAAACTTGATTAGTCAGGCCGAAGGATTTCGTGATTTAGGTGTGGATGTGAAACGTCCTATCGATTCACAATTAATTGATAAATCTTTTCAATCGTTGCAGATAAATGAGTGA
- a CDS encoding DedA family protein, with protein sequence MSLHDIIELVVNFVKAHEIWAIPIIFLLAFGESLAFISLLLPATIILLGLGALIGESGLTFWPIWVAAAAGAFFGDWLSYWFGFHYKENVGKMWPLSRHPQTLVRGHRFFERWGVWGVFIGRFFGPLRAVVPLVAGICAMPRRHFQLANFASALIWAFGILAPGAFGLRWLAEWMG encoded by the coding sequence GTGAGTCTGCATGACATCATCGAACTGGTCGTAAACTTCGTAAAAGCCCATGAAATTTGGGCAATTCCCATCATTTTCCTGCTGGCATTTGGTGAATCGCTGGCATTTATTTCCCTGTTATTGCCGGCAACAATCATTTTGCTGGGATTAGGCGCATTGATTGGTGAAAGTGGGTTAACTTTCTGGCCAATCTGGGTGGCTGCGGCCGCCGGCGCTTTCTTTGGTGATTGGCTCTCTTACTGGTTTGGTTTTCATTACAAAGAAAATGTCGGCAAGATGTGGCCGCTTTCCCGCCATCCCCAAACCTTGGTGCGCGGACATCGGTTCTTTGAACGATGGGGAGTATGGGGTGTTTTCATTGGGCGTTTTTTTGGCCCGTTAAGGGCGGTTGTACCGTTGGTGGCGGGGATTTGTGCTATGCCAAGACGCCATTTTCAGCTCGCCAATTTCGCTTCTGCCTTGATTTGGGCATTCGGTATCTTAGCTCCGGGCGCATTTGGCCTGCGTTGGTTAGCCGAATGGATGGGATAA
- a CDS encoding tyrosine-protein phosphatase produces MTTTLLSHPSLLPLNGGINFRDLGNNTLNNGAKIKSGLLFRSGSLDKLTENDQAFLVSKNLLQIIDYRDNSEIMDKPDQVWQGAHYHHAPANPLAKEVDANLDKLGKEILEQFDAKVFMSRLYELLPINNPAYKTLATLLLQPEKGGIVQHCAVGKDRTGVGSALVLFALGADLATVMEDYLLTNVTLAPYRDYLLNEHAKMMSESVVEKFAYVYSVREEFLMTALNSINQHYGSVDIWLEKDIGLDMAAREKLQAYFLE; encoded by the coding sequence ATGACCACAACATTGCTATCTCATCCTTCACTGCTTCCTTTGAATGGCGGCATTAATTTTCGTGATTTAGGTAATAACACACTGAATAATGGCGCTAAAATTAAATCAGGATTGTTATTTCGTTCCGGTTCACTGGATAAGTTGACAGAAAACGATCAGGCTTTTTTAGTCAGCAAAAACCTTTTACAGATCATTGATTATCGTGATAACAGCGAAATCATGGATAAACCCGATCAGGTATGGCAGGGAGCGCATTATCACCATGCGCCGGCCAATCCGCTTGCCAAAGAAGTGGATGCCAATCTGGATAAGTTAGGCAAGGAGATACTGGAGCAATTCGACGCGAAAGTCTTTATGTCTCGCTTATATGAATTGTTGCCCATCAATAACCCGGCTTATAAAACGTTAGCGACCTTATTGCTGCAACCAGAGAAAGGCGGGATTGTACAACATTGCGCGGTGGGTAAAGACCGGACGGGTGTTGGTTCAGCACTGGTTTTATTCGCATTGGGGGCGGATCTGGCTACGGTGATGGAAGATTATTTGTTGACCAATGTCACATTGGCACCGTACCGGGACTATTTATTGAATGAACACGCAAAAATGATGAGTGAAAGCGTAGTTGAAAAATTTGCCTATGTTTATTCAGTCAGGGAAGAGTTTTTAATGACTGCACTCAATAGCATTAACCAGCATTATGGCAGCGTGGATATTTGGCTGGAAAAAGATATCGGGCTGGATATGGCTGCGCGCGAAAAGCTACAAGCGTATTTTCTTGAATAA
- the udp gene encoding uridine phosphorylase — protein MSDVFHLGITKSDLQGATLAIVPGDPNRVEKIARLMDNPVHLASHREFTTWRAEIDGKAVVVCSTGIGGPSTSIAVEELAQLGVRTFLRIGTTGAIQPHINVGDVLVTTAAVRLDGASLHFAPMEFPAVADFACTNALYEAAKASGSATHVGITASSDTFYPGQERYDTYSGRVVRRFQGSMQEWQEMGVMNFEMESATLLTMCASQGLRAGMVAGVIVNRTQQEIPDVELLKKTESNALGIVVEAARRLL, from the coding sequence ATGTCTGATGTATTTCACTTAGGTATCACCAAAAGCGACCTGCAAGGCGCGACGCTGGCGATTGTGCCAGGCGATCCTAACCGTGTTGAAAAAATTGCACGACTGATGGATAACCCGGTACATCTGGCTTCCCACCGTGAATTCACCACCTGGCGTGCAGAAATTGACGGAAAGGCCGTTGTGGTTTGCTCTACCGGCATCGGCGGCCCCTCAACATCGATTGCTGTAGAAGAACTGGCACAATTGGGCGTGCGTACTTTCCTGCGTATCGGTACAACGGGGGCGATTCAGCCACATATTAATGTCGGCGATGTCTTGGTTACGACCGCCGCGGTACGGTTGGACGGCGCCAGCTTGCACTTTGCCCCAATGGAGTTCCCAGCGGTGGCTGATTTTGCGTGTACCAATGCACTGTACGAAGCCGCAAAAGCCTCAGGCTCTGCGACGCATGTGGGTATTACTGCCTCTTCCGATACCTTCTATCCAGGACAAGAGCGTTACGATACCTATTCCGGCCGTGTGGTTCGCCGTTTTCAGGGTTCTATGCAAGAGTGGCAGGAAATGGGCGTAATGAACTTTGAGATGGAGTCAGCAACATTACTGACGATGTGTGCAAGTCAGGGATTGCGTGCGGGGATGGTGGCCGGCGTGATCGTTAACCGTACCCAACAGGAAATCCCGGATGTTGAGTTGCTGAAAAAAACAGAAAGCAACGCGCTGGGAATTGTTGTGGAGGCCGCTCGCCGCCTGCTGTAA
- a CDS encoding GntP family permease: protein MEFYIPMIGLGVAVFTLIFLVLRTRVHVLIAMLMAAIIAGISGGLTMSNVVEVMTKGFGSTLGSIGIVIGLGCMMGRILEVSGATERIAYSLIQCLGKRREEWALAITGYIVSIPIFVNSAFVILYPLVKALAKQGKRNVLSLGVALAGGLVVTHHIVPPTPGPLAVAGIFGVSIGQMMLAGMILAVPCVIGITCYAKWLETKYPEYQLDNTEENAESLQQAHQRYQAEKEQKPLPSLFLSLLPIVVPIILMFIGVINGMVLGTDEFAGKENAIYFQMLNFLGSPIIALAISVLLAVYTLMPNASKHEVTEHLETGLKSVGIILLVSGAGGALGAVLNESATGTILAHYVASLPITPVLIPFIIATLIRIIQGSGTVAMITAASISAPIIKQIPDVNMLVAAQAAVMGTLFFSYFNDCFFWVVNRMMGITHVRQQIIVWSIPTTIAWGIGLCGVLLLNLVM, encoded by the coding sequence ATGGAGTTTTACATTCCAATGATTGGATTGGGCGTGGCGGTATTTACGCTGATTTTTCTGGTCTTGCGTACTCGCGTTCATGTGCTTATTGCCATGTTAATGGCGGCCATCATCGCCGGGATATCCGGTGGATTGACGATGAGCAATGTCGTTGAGGTAATGACGAAAGGATTTGGTTCGACATTAGGCAGCATCGGTATTGTGATTGGATTGGGATGTATGATGGGGCGGATATTGGAAGTCTCTGGCGCAACGGAACGGATCGCCTATAGCCTGATTCAATGTCTGGGGAAAAGACGTGAAGAGTGGGCCTTGGCGATAACCGGTTATATTGTCAGTATCCCTATATTTGTGAATTCGGCTTTTGTGATCCTCTATCCGCTGGTGAAGGCATTGGCGAAACAAGGTAAACGTAATGTCTTGTCCCTTGGGGTGGCGCTGGCTGGTGGGTTAGTGGTCACTCACCATATCGTTCCCCCAACGCCGGGGCCGCTTGCGGTAGCCGGAATATTCGGCGTGAGTATCGGCCAGATGATGCTGGCAGGCATGATACTGGCGGTTCCCTGTGTGATTGGAATCACCTGCTATGCAAAGTGGTTGGAGACGAAATATCCTGAATATCAGCTTGATAATACCGAAGAAAATGCAGAGAGTTTGCAACAAGCTCATCAGCGTTATCAGGCAGAAAAAGAGCAAAAACCGCTGCCGAGCCTGTTTCTTTCCCTTTTGCCGATTGTTGTGCCCATTATTCTGATGTTTATTGGCGTCATTAATGGAATGGTACTGGGAACGGATGAATTTGCTGGCAAGGAAAATGCTATCTATTTTCAGATGCTTAATTTTCTGGGATCACCGATTATTGCGTTGGCAATCAGTGTACTTCTGGCGGTTTATACCCTAATGCCAAACGCCAGTAAACACGAAGTCACCGAACATTTGGAAACCGGGCTAAAAAGTGTGGGCATTATTTTGTTGGTGTCAGGCGCGGGAGGGGCATTGGGCGCGGTATTAAACGAAAGCGCCACCGGGACAATATTAGCGCACTATGTTGCCAGCTTGCCAATAACTCCCGTTTTGATCCCGTTTATCATCGCAACGCTGATACGCATAATCCAAGGTTCTGGCACGGTAGCAATGATAACCGCTGCTTCCATTTCAGCGCCTATTATCAAGCAGATACCGGATGTGAATATGTTAGTAGCGGCGCAAGCCGCGGTGATGGGTACCCTGTTTTTTAGTTACTTTAATGACTGTTTTTTCTGGGTGGTTAACCGGATGATGGGAATTACCCATGTGAGGCAGCAGATTATCGTCTGGTCGATTCCTACCACAATCGCATGGGGAATTGGATTATGTGGTGTACTGCTGCTTAATCTTGTCATGTAA
- a CDS encoding GntP family permease, protein MDSYTPILGLGVAVFTLIFLVLRTRIHVLLAMLIAVVIAGISGGLTMSNIVEVITKGFGSTLGSIGIVIGLGCMMGRILEVSGATERIAYSLIQCLGKRREEWALAITGYIVSIPIFVNSAFVILYPLVKALAKQGKRNLLTLGVALAGGLVVTHHIVPPTPGPLGVAGIFGVSIGSMMLAGMVLAVPCVIGITFYAKWLETKYPEYQFADTEENLQQIHQHYMEEKANKRLPSLFLSLLPIIVPIILILIKAINNMILGMDGFVGKEKYFYFQLLDFLGTPIIALAISVLLAVYTLIPKISKHEVIEHLESGVQTAGIILLVTGAGGALGAVLRESGTGTLLAQQVASLPITPVLIPFIIATLVRLVQGSGTVAMITAASISAPVISQIPGINMLLAAQAAAIGALFFSYFNDSLFWMVNRMMGIKDAKQQMIVWSVPTTIAWGIGLCGILVLNLIM, encoded by the coding sequence ATGGACTCTTACACCCCAATCCTTGGATTAGGAGTGGCGGTATTTACGCTGATTTTTCTGGTCTTGCGCACTCGTATTCATGTATTGCTTGCCATGTTGATTGCCGTGGTAATCGCGGGGATCTCTGGTGGCTTAACTATGAGCAATATCGTTGAAGTGATCACCAAAGGGTTTGGTTCGACATTAGGCAGCATCGGTATCGTGATTGGATTGGGATGTATGATGGGGCGGATATTGGAAGTCTCTGGTGCAACGGAACGGATTGCCTATAGCCTGATTCAATGTCTGGGGAAAAGGCGCGAAGAGTGGGCCTTGGCGATAACCGGTTATATTGTCAGTATCCCTATCTTTGTGAATTCGGCTTTTGTGATCCTCTATCCGCTGGTGAAGGCACTGGCGAAACAAGGTAAACGAAATTTACTGACATTGGGGGTAGCGCTGGCAGGAGGGTTGGTGGTAACACATCATATTGTTCCTCCAACGCCGGGACCGCTCGGTGTGGCTGGAATATTCGGGGTGAGTATAGGCTCAATGATGCTGGCAGGTATGGTATTGGCTGTACCCTGTGTTATTGGCATTACTTTTTATGCAAAGTGGCTAGAGACTAAATATCCTGAATATCAGTTTGCGGATACAGAAGAAAATTTGCAACAGATCCATCAGCATTATATGGAAGAAAAAGCTAATAAACGGTTACCAAGCTTATTTCTTTCTCTTTTGCCTATTATTGTGCCGATTATTCTGATTTTAATTAAAGCGATCAATAACATGATATTGGGAATGGATGGGTTTGTTGGAAAAGAAAAGTATTTCTATTTTCAGCTCCTTGATTTCCTTGGTACACCGATTATCGCACTGGCGATCAGTGTCTTGCTGGCAGTTTATACACTTATACCAAAAATCAGCAAACACGAAGTCATTGAACATTTGGAGTCAGGGGTACAAACAGCAGGTATAATTCTATTGGTTACGGGTGCGGGTGGGGCACTGGGAGCCGTGTTGCGTGAAAGTGGTACGGGAACTCTTTTAGCACAACAGGTTGCCAGCCTACCAATAACGCCGGTTTTGATCCCATTCATAATTGCTACATTAGTACGCTTGGTTCAGGGGTCCGGTACAGTAGCAATGATAACTGCGGCTTCCATTTCAGCCCCCGTAATCAGCCAAATACCCGGTATCAACATGTTACTGGCGGCTCAGGCAGCAGCTATAGGCGCACTGTTTTTCAGCTATTTCAACGACAGCCTATTCTGGATGGTCAACCGGATGATGGGCATTAAAGACGCAAAACAGCAAATGATCGTCTGGTCAGTACCGACAACCATTGCGTGGGGAATTGGATTGTGCGGTATATTGGTTCTTAACCTCATTATGTAA
- the denD gene encoding D-erythronate dehydrogenase, giving the protein MKIIITGGAGFLGQQLAFTLLKNCHGMNFSELMLIDIQCPISPINDPRVQCLAMDLAQENVAEKLIDAESDVLFHLAAIVSSHAEQDFDLGMKVNFDMTRNLLESARTKNPSLKFIFTSSLAVFGGNLPKTVTEHCAVNPQSSYGTQKAMCELMINDYSRKGYVDGRVLRLPTISIRSGKPNKAASSFASGIIREPLQGKSCICPVSRELVLWLSSPEIVVRNLIHAVQIPAEKLAISRIVNLPGISITVQEMIDSLKEIAGQKVVDLIRFELDESVNQIVSSWPGNFDISHSLALGFSVGHSFSDAIRAFIVSNPDLNGIF; this is encoded by the coding sequence ATGAAAATTATCATTACTGGTGGTGCAGGTTTTCTGGGCCAGCAGTTAGCTTTTACTTTGCTTAAAAATTGTCATGGAATGAATTTTAGTGAGTTGATGTTAATTGATATTCAGTGTCCAATTTCTCCTATTAATGATCCAAGGGTACAATGTTTGGCAATGGATTTGGCGCAGGAAAACGTTGCTGAAAAATTAATTGATGCAGAGAGCGATGTTTTGTTTCATCTCGCAGCTATCGTTAGTAGCCATGCTGAACAAGATTTCGATTTAGGCATGAAAGTTAATTTTGATATGACAAGAAATTTATTAGAGTCAGCTCGTACTAAGAATCCATCATTAAAATTTATTTTCACTAGTTCACTGGCTGTATTTGGGGGAAACTTGCCGAAAACGGTCACAGAACATTGTGCTGTTAATCCACAATCCTCATATGGCACTCAAAAAGCAATGTGTGAATTGATGATTAATGATTATTCCCGAAAGGGATATGTCGATGGACGTGTTCTTCGTTTACCAACTATCAGCATCCGCTCAGGAAAACCCAATAAAGCGGCCTCTTCATTTGCCAGTGGAATTATTCGTGAACCATTACAGGGAAAAAGTTGTATTTGCCCGGTTTCTCGTGAGCTTGTTTTGTGGTTATCTAGCCCTGAAATAGTGGTGCGTAATCTCATACATGCAGTACAAATACCAGCCGAAAAACTGGCTATTTCACGCATTGTAAATTTGCCAGGAATCAGTATCACGGTACAAGAAATGATCGATTCGCTGAAAGAGATAGCTGGTCAAAAGGTAGTGGATCTTATTCGTTTTGAACTAGATGAAAGCGTTAATCAAATTGTGTCAAGTTGGCCCGGAAATTTTGACATTAGCCATAGTCTTGCTTTGGGATTCAGCGTTGGACATTCATTCAGTGATGCCATTCGTGCATTTATCGTCAGTAATCCGGATCTAAATGGGATTTTCTAA
- a CDS encoding DeoR/GlpR family DNA-binding transcription regulator has protein sequence MTPPERRDFIYRHLHEYKTVSIGDLVELLNVSHMTVRRDIRLLEDEGKIISVTGGIQLNNALRQELPWNEKALINHRYKRVLGKYAASLVKDGQVVYLDAGTTTFEIAQVLAERFNLTIVTNDFSITQYLINKPQLNLFHTGGQVDKRNYSCVGNTAAMVLRTLNIDIAFISTSSWDLEHGISTPYEEKVFVKQMLLEIARRKILISDSSKYGKYGMFRVCSLSNLNDIVCDDKLPISEQRKLQEIGLKLHIVDV, from the coding sequence ATGACTCCCCCAGAACGTAGAGATTTTATTTACCGTCACTTACATGAATATAAGACGGTTTCCATCGGCGATTTAGTTGAATTGCTAAATGTTTCTCATATGACTGTGAGACGAGACATTCGTCTTTTGGAAGATGAAGGGAAAATCATTAGTGTTACTGGAGGTATTCAATTAAATAATGCCTTACGGCAAGAATTACCATGGAATGAAAAAGCCCTTATTAATCACCGCTATAAGCGTGTGCTTGGAAAATATGCGGCTTCATTAGTGAAAGATGGGCAGGTAGTTTATTTGGATGCGGGAACTACGACGTTTGAAATTGCGCAGGTATTGGCAGAACGTTTCAATCTTACTATTGTTACAAATGATTTTTCGATCACCCAATATTTGATAAATAAACCACAACTGAATCTGTTTCACACTGGAGGACAGGTGGATAAACGCAATTATTCCTGTGTCGGGAATACCGCAGCTATGGTATTACGTACTTTGAATATAGATATTGCCTTTATCAGTACAAGTTCATGGGATCTTGAACATGGTATTTCAACTCCTTATGAAGAAAAAGTTTTTGTAAAACAGATGTTATTAGAAATTGCTCGTAGAAAAATATTGATTTCTGATAGCAGTAAATATGGAAAATACGGCATGTTTCGCGTTTGTTCTCTCTCAAATTTGAATGACATAGTATGTGACGATAAATTACCGATATCAGAACAAAGAAAATTACAGGAAATAGGTCTAAAACTACATATTGTCGATGTATAA
- the otnI gene encoding 2-oxo-tetronate isomerase: MVRFAANLSTMFNEVPFIERFARAANAGFRGVECLFPYMEPAEKIAALLREHHLAQILFNMPAGDWSLGDRGMACLPGREKVFAEGVHKALEYALILGCKQVHAMAGKWNSQFTQEQQCKCYIKNIQYSADVMAEYGINVLIEPINAHDIPDYFLTTQKQAESLLETIGRKNVFIQLDLYHCQVMEGDLLRTIERLWGKFSHIQIASVPERHEPDTGEVNYFWLFKKLDAMGYQGWLGCEYYPADHTEKGLGWLVKSQS; the protein is encoded by the coding sequence ATGGTTAGGTTTGCTGCAAATTTGAGCACAATGTTTAATGAGGTTCCTTTTATTGAACGTTTTGCGAGGGCTGCGAATGCAGGATTCAGGGGTGTTGAATGTTTGTTTCCTTATATGGAACCAGCGGAGAAGATTGCAGCATTGTTGAGAGAACATCATCTGGCACAAATACTGTTCAATATGCCTGCTGGAGATTGGAGTTTAGGTGACAGAGGAATGGCTTGTTTACCAGGGAGAGAGAAAGTTTTTGCTGAAGGAGTGCATAAGGCATTGGAATATGCCTTGATATTAGGTTGTAAACAAGTTCATGCAATGGCCGGGAAGTGGAATAGCCAGTTTACTCAAGAACAACAATGCAAATGCTATATCAAAAATATTCAATACTCTGCGGACGTGATGGCTGAGTATGGTATTAATGTTTTAATTGAACCGATCAATGCCCACGATATACCAGATTATTTTTTGACAACACAGAAGCAAGCAGAGTCACTGTTAGAGACTATTGGCCGTAAAAATGTCTTTATTCAGTTGGATCTTTATCACTGCCAAGTTATGGAAGGTGATTTATTGCGAACGATAGAACGGTTGTGGGGTAAATTTAGCCATATTCAAATTGCATCAGTACCGGAACGTCATGAACCTGACACGGGTGAGGTCAATTATTTTTGGTTATTTAAGAAATTGGATGCGATGGGGTATCAAGGATGGCTTGGATGTGAATATTATCCGGCAGACCATACGGAGAAGGGACTTGGATGGTTGGTAAAATCCCAATCATGA